A single region of the Sorghum bicolor cultivar BTx623 chromosome 9, Sorghum_bicolor_NCBIv3, whole genome shotgun sequence genome encodes:
- the LOC8065931 gene encoding 60S ribosomal protein L11, with protein MQLLESGLKVKEYELLRRNFSETGCFGFGIQEHIDLGIRYDPSTGIYGMNFYVILEWAGYRVARRRRCKSRVGIQHRVTKEDAMKWFQVKYEGVILNKAQGNTL; from the exons ATGCAGCTTCTTGAGAGTGGCCTCAAGGTGAAGGAGTATGAGCTTCTGAGGAGGAACTTCAGTGAGACTGGTTGCTTTGGTTTTGGTATTCAGGAGCACATTGATCTTGGCATAA ggtaCGACCCGTCTACTGGTATTTATGGTATGAACTTTTATGTCATTCTGGAGTGGGCTGGTTACCGTGTTGCTCGGCGGCGCAGGTGCAAGTCCCGTGTTGGCATCCAGCACAGGGTGACCAAAGAAGACGCCATGAAGTGGTTCCAGGTGAAGTACGAGGGTGTCATCCTCAACAAGGCCCAAGGAAACACCTTGTAA